The Pyrenophora tritici-repentis strain M4 chromosome 2, whole genome shotgun sequence genome window below encodes:
- a CDS encoding PRP38-assoc multi-domain protein: protein MADLPIEPSLGETSTVDTAEMMEANIDTDADAQERGRLKRRRQSSQHSPRRASSPSRGHDRHSGSRYRVHHRKHHRPSSPTSSSISPPTSVQKKTRRRSDAEPDHTFRGRARNRSSSRCRTRSPILEYEDAFLDNEEDVKRYRKRSAPPSRHRIDGGGELRRLRSYPNLYKEDRRDSKGEDEKESHVVKPDEYEEATAENHSAKD, encoded by the coding sequence ATGGCTGACTTGCCGATTGAGCCTTCGCTAGGCGAAACATCTACAGTCGATACCGCAGAGATGATGGAAGCGAATATAGACACAGATGCAGATGCGCAAGAGCGTGGCCGCCTCAAGCGACGCAGGCAGTCTTCGCAGCACTCTCCGCGTCGTGCGTCCTCTCCCTCTCGCGGCCACGACCGTCACAGCGGATCGCGGTATCGAGTCCACCATCGGAAGCACCACCGCCCTTCTTCCCCAACATCTTCTTCCATATCCCCACCCACGTCTGTGCAGAAGAAGACTAGACGACGCAGCGACGCAGAGCCTGATCACACTTTCAGAGGGAGGGCGCGCAACAGGAGCAGCAGCAGGTGCAGGACTAGGAGTCCGATCCTGGAATACGAGGATGCATTTCTGGACAATGAGGAAGATGTGAAAAGGTATAGGAAAAGAAGCGCACCGCCTAGTCGACACAGAATAGATGGCGGAGGCGAACTCCGGCGTCTGAGAAGTTACCCAAATCTGTACAAGGAGGATAGGAGGGATTCCAAGGGTGAAGATGAAAAGGAGTCGCATGTAGTCAAGCCTGATGAATATGAAGAAGCAACCGCAGAGAATCACAGCGCGAAGGACTAG
- a CDS encoding CaiC, Acyl-CoA synthetase (AMP-forming)-AMP-acid ligase II, with product MTARPSPWPKVTNQLLPHNLFNIADKYPQITYAEFPRNPLNISEGYRAITFVEVANAVHAVAWWIEQNVGKLEDVDKIGKETLVYIGPNDIRYVVLCLGSIMCGYKMLFPSPRYGAQALVKLIESVDAKVMLMPESNVPVVDEVLKIKEMKALKVPAVDWLLSTVTERYPYTKEFEQYKHEPFVCLHTSGTTGFPKPIVWTHDWANSAVQTMYLDPPPGYEIQEQPLYGLRNCKKMRAFFQFPPFHASGMFGMIFLPLQLGVVPVYSPLFTTPAEGVQGALAALDVLAARDAEDEDIVVDTVMIGPPCAEHLGKHPEDVLSLSKRASHIGWGGGSVSRAATNAVTATMKVMNIMASTEQGMWPCVLPIGAPPKDDSAGYAAPHPAFNLRFDPVSKSTDDTVLYEAVITRNDGVEWKGHIQPIFKFFTEAKERRTGDLYAQHPQDASLWLHHGRADDMLTFITNENFFPTVAEERIASHAGVVEVMMVGTRRPKAALILRLEPGVKLEDVWKVTEEVNQDSPTYARVEKHMVLVTKEPFLKTPKGTVQKRAMLDLYGKELDDLYEKVGNVALYV from the exons ATGACAGCGCGACCTTCACCCTGGCCTAAGGTCACAAACCAACTCCTTCCACATAATCTGTTCAACATTGCCGACAAGTACCCACAAATCACCTATGCTGAGTTTCCCCGCAATCCCCTCAACATAAGTGAGGGATATCGTGCGATTACTTTTGTAGAGGTTGCCAACGCTGTTCATGCTGTGGCATGGTGGATAGAGCAGAATGTGGGGAAATTGGAGGATGTCGACAAGATTGGTAAAGAAACGTTGGTATATATTGGACCAAATGACATAAGATATGTGGTACTGTGTCTAGGAAGCATAATGTGTGGGTATAAA ATGCTATTCCCTTCTCCACGGTACGGTGCCCAGGCGCTGGTCAAGCTCATTGAGAGCGTAGATGCAAAGGTCATGCTCATGCCGGAATCCAATGTGCCGGTAGTAGATGAGGTGCTAAAGATAAAAGAGATGAAAGCGTTGAAGGTACCAGCGGTGGATTGGTTACTCTCCACAGTGACTGAGCGGTATCCGTACACGAAGGAGTTTGAGCAGTACAAGCATGAACCTTTTGTCTGTCTTC ACACATCTGGCACTACCGGATTCCCTAAGCCTATTGTCTGGACACATGACTGGGCAAATAGCGCGGTGCAGACCATGTATCTCGACCCACCACCAGGCTACGAAATCCAAGAGCAGCCACTCTATGGGTTGCGTAATTGCAAGAAAATGAGGGCTTTCTTCCAGTTTCCTCCGTTTCATGCTAGTGGAATGTTTGGAATGATATTTCTCCCTCTACAACTTGGAGTCGTGCCCGTGTACTCGCCATTGTTCACCACACCAGCCGAGGGCGTGCAAGGTGCGTTGGCAGCACTAGACGTACTGGCAGCGCGAGATGCCGAAGATGAAGACATTGTAGTGGACACCGTAATGATTGGACCACCTTGTGCCGAACATCTTGGTAAACACCCGGAAGATGTCTTGTCACTAAGCAAGCGTGCTAGTCACATAGGCTGGGGTGGTGGCAGTGTCAGCCGAGCAGCTACGAATGCGGTAACAGCCACGATGAAAGTGATGAACATCATGGCCTCTACAGAACAGGGTATGTGGCCTTGTGTCCTACCTATTGGTGCTCCACCCAAGGACGATTCGGCGGGGTATGCAGCGCCGCATCCAGCATTCAATCTCCGCTTCGACCCTGTCTCCAAGTCTACAGATGACACAGTACTGTACGAAGCTGTCATAACTCGAAATGACGGAGTAGAGTGGAAGGGACATATCCAGCCTATATTCAAGTTCTTCACTGAGGCGAAAGAGAGGCGAACCGGTGATCTGTACGCTCAACACCCCCAGGATGCCAGCTTATGGTTACATCACGGTCGTGCTGACGACATGCTCACTTTTATCACCAACGAGAATTTCTTCCCCACAGTTGCGGAAGAGAGGATTGCCAGTCATGCTGGCGTTGTGGAGGTAATGATGGTGGGAACGCGGAGACCAAAAGCTGCGCTGATCCTGAGGCTTGAGCCTGGAGTGAAGCTGGAAGATGTTTGGAAAGTGACTGAGGAAGTCAACCAGGACTCACCCACCTATGCACGCGTGGAAAAGCATATGGTACTGGTTACGAAAGAGCCGTTTCTCAAGACGCCAAAAGGCACAGTGCAGAAGAGAGCCATGTTGGATTTGTATGGGAAGGAGCTGGATGATCTGTATGAGAAGGTGGGAAATGTAGCATTGTACGTATGA
- a CDS encoding U-box domain containing protein: MPPPGNEYAAEQLKNAGNKCFKNGDYDGAEGLYSQAIQKNSANPLLFTNRANARLKLEKWEGVIDDCIRSIELLKDNMKAFFYLAQAQLAINHPNEALSSALMAYELCTTSAQQTSNAATISALVLKCKKAKWDIRERERIRRRGDLLSDLEAMLETQYKKDMDDIEARIESGETSRSDGQEEKTERESEFKKKRDDLRTAFAISDPEHQQKREVPDYLVDGITFEIMHDPVVTKNGRSYERATLIEHLKRSPTDPLTRETLTINDLRPNIALKEACEEFMTANSGWVYEW, translated from the exons ATGCCTCCGCCAGGCAACGAGTATGCCGCCGAGCAGCTTAAAAATGCGGGAAACAAGTGCTTCAAGAATGGCGACTACGATGGAGCTGAGGGGTTATACTCGCAGGCGATACAGAAGAACTCGGCGAACCCTCTGTTGTTTACGAATCGTGCAAATGCGAGGCTGAAGTTGGAGAAATGGGAGGGCGTTATTGATGATTGTATACGAAGTATTGAATTACTGAAGGATAATATGAAGGCCTTCTTCTATCTTG CACAGGCCCAACTAGCAATTAACCACCCCAATGAGGCCCTTTCCTCGGCGCTTATGGCCTACGAATTGTGCACCACCTCGGCGCAGCAAACCTCTAACGCTGCCACAATATCCGCCCTTGTACTCAAATGCAAGAAAGCAAAATGGGACATACGCGAGCGAGAACGCATACGGCGGCGCGGAGACCTTCTTTCAGATCTCGAGGCCATGCTGGAAACACAGTATAAGAAGGATATGGATGATATAGAAGCGCGCATAGAGTCGGGCGAGACGAGTAGATCAGACGGCCAAGAAGAGAAGACAGAAAGAGAATCCGAGTTCAAAAAGAAGCGCGACGACCTTCGTACAGCCTTTGCCATTTCAGACCCCGAACACCAGCAGAAGCGCGAAGTGCCAGACTACCTTGTCGACGGTATTACCTTTGAGATCATGCATGACCCGGTCGTCACCAAGAACGGTCGATCTTATGAGCGTGCGACACTGATCGAGCACCTGAAGCGCAGTCCAACGGACCCTCTGACGAGGGAAACACTCACCATCAACGACCTGCGACCAAACATTGCACTCAAAGAGGCCTGCGAGGAGTTCATGACCGCTAATAGTGGGTGGGTGTATGAGTGGTAG
- a CDS encoding R3H-assoc domain containing protein — protein MAVGDIPSSPQQAPAPPQPIDIEAWTEQATVALGSVAISSPEDAIRGTSVTLAIPLDEHDAPSAAVHAVGASAAAKEGGYYRRKEPLRRDSLTRREAVLKGKEGTRRRQRWENDRLLNNPYAVPPLPKDWEVHPTYTPKNVPYYLAPLWDAGLKRQSNERKTAAVAQKAATKTVANKPTTPGVVPKELREKLKRSRGAKGLLMDLESEVRKFVADWEEKERKAEQEGLPADPDSEDDEIVFVGRNGQMNDLRSPTEAEAIKRELMLFETPEEDVGGSFGRWLVHHIGVYYGLNTWSVTVGNPARREAYIGLKGAKLHSGNGSSNVCGPLPRPLYGLV, from the exons ATGGCTGTCGGCGATATCCCCTCAAGCCCTCAACAGGCTCCAGCCCCACCCCAGCCTATCGATATAGAAGCATGGACTGAACAGGCGACTGTTGCGCTGGGTTCGGTTGCTATCTCCTCTCCAGAGGATGCGATTCGTGGTACCTCGGTTACACTTGCGATCCCGCTCGATGAGCACGATGCGCCTTCTGCTGCTGTACATGCCGTCGGTGCTTCGGCAGCTGCAAAGGAAGGTGGCTACTACCGTCGCAAGGAGCCGCTTCGCCGTGATAGCTTGACGAGACGTGAAGCCGTGCTAAAGGGCAAGGAGGGTACTAGGCGCAGGCAGAGGTGGGAGAATG ATCGCCTCCTTAACAACCCCTACGCCGTACCCCCGCTTCCAAAGGACTGGGAGGTTCATCCCACCTATACCCCTAAGAATGTCCCCTACTACCTCGCCCCACTTTGGGATGCAGGCCTCAAGCGCCAATCCAACGAACGCAAGACGGCTGCTGTCGCGCAGAAAGCAGCTACCAAGACCGTAGCCAATAAGCCCACGACTCCTGGTGTCGTGCCCAAGGAGCTACGCGAGAagctcaagcgttcacgcgGGGCAAAGGGCCTGCTCATGGACCTTGAAAGCGAAGTACGCAAGTTTGTCGCAGACTGGGAAGAGAAAGAGCGCAAGGCAGAACAAGAAGGGTTGCCTGCTGATCCAGACAGCGAGGACGATGAGATTGTCTTTGTTGGAAGGAATGGACAGATGAACGATCTCCGCTCGCCTACCGAGGCTGAAGCTATCAAGAGGGAGCTCATGCTTTTCGAGACACCCGAGGAAGACGTAGGAGGCAGTTTTGGACGCTGGCTTGTCCATCATATTGGTGTTTACTACGGCTTGAACACGTGGAGCGTCACCGTGGGGAACCCTGCGAGGCGCGAAGCATATATTGGCTTGAAGGGAGCAAAGCTTCACTCTGGGAACGGCAGCAGTAACGTATGCGGGCCTTTGCCTCGACCGCTGTACGGCTTGGTTTAA
- a CDS encoding folic acid synthesis protein FOL1, whose translation MIEQACKEIESTGKMHIVRTSSLWESKAMYVLDQDDFVNGACEIATPLSPIQLLDELQMIEQKMGRVKLVDKGPRNVDLDILLYDDISYSDERLQIPHKLMLEREFVLRPLCELITEDQQQNSPFKVPIQDYLRKLPPSEEQLVRLVPLASDLSPISSARIPLNTRLMAILNITPDSFSDGGQIYNRGSELLAKTIQERIEAGATIIDFGGQSTRPGAIQVSAEEELARVLPAVKMMRGIPEAAETAISVDTYHGLVAEKAIKAGAHLINDVSAGTMDDTMLPTMAKLGCTVCLMHMRGTPETMNTPEMTSYPDGIVETVGRELFERVRAAEEAGVRRWRIILDPGIGFAKTLDQNLELLRHQDKLMRYPGLEGMPWLVGTSRKTFIGKITGVKDAHKRTWGTAVTVSAAIQGGADIVRVHDVEEMSQVVKMADALWPKRRY comes from the exons ATGATTGAACAAGCATGCAAAGAAATCGAATCCACTGGAAAAATGCACATCGTGCGCACAAGTAGTCTATGGGAGAGCAAGGCAATGTATGTCTTAGACCAGGACGATTTTGTGAACGGTGCTTGCGAG ATCGCTACTCCACTGTCACCTATCCAACTCTTGGACGAGCTGCAGATGATTGAGCAGAAGATGGGTCGCGTCAAGCTGGTTGACAAGGGGCCCAGGAACGTCGATCTGGACATCTTACTCTACGATGATATTTCTTACTCGGATGAGAGGCTACAGATTCCTCACAAGCTCATGTTGGAGAGAGAATTTGTCCTGCGCCCGCTTTGCGA GCTTATAACAGAGGACCAACAACAAAACTCCCCATTCAAGGTACCGATCCAGGACTATCTCAGAAAACTACCACCATCAGAAGAGCAATTAGTGCGGCTGGTGCCACTCGCATCTGACCTCTCGCCAATCTCATCTGCGCGCATTCCGCTCAATACACGGCTCATGGCCATCTTGAATATCACTCCCGACTCGTTCTCAGATGGCGGTCAGATTTACAATCGAGGAAGCGAGCTACTAGCAAAGACGATACAAGAGCGAATCGAAGCTGGAGCCACCATCATTGACTTTGGTGGACAATCTACTCGACCGGGCGCCATACAGGTATCGGCTGAAGAAGAACTAGCACGCGTCCTCCCCGCTGTAAAAATGATGCGTGGAATACCCGAGGCTGCCGAAACAGCAATCAGTGTCGACACGTATCACGGGCTTGTTGCCGAGAAAGCCATCAAAGCCGGTGCACATTTGATCAACGACGTCAGTGCAGGAACCATGGACGATACGATGCTACCTACCATGGCCAAATTGGGCTGCACAGTCTGTCTTATGCACATGCGTGGAACACCGGAGACTATGAACACCCCGGAAATGACGTCTTATCCCGATGGAATCGTAGAGACTGTTGGTCGAGAACTATTCGAGCGTGTCCGTGCTGCAGAAGAAGCAGGTGTAAGACGCTGGCGCATCATTCTCGACCCTGGCATTGGCTTTGCGAAGACATTGGACCAAAATCTTGAGCTGCTTCGACATCAGGATAAGTTAATGAGATATCCTGGTCTAGAAGGCATGCCGTGGTTGGTAGGGACCAGCCGAAAAACATTTATCGGAAAGATTACAGGAGTGAAGGATGCTCACAAGAGGACCTGGGGTACCGCAGTAACGGTTTCAGCGGCTATTCAGGGTGGTGCTGATATTGTGAGAGTACACGACGTTGAAGAGATGTCACAGGTTGTGAAGATGGCAGACGCTCTGTGGCCCAAACGTCGTTATTAG
- a CDS encoding NmrA multi-domain protein → MAARFRVAVVGATGEIGRSVMDGLLSNPEQFKYNPVSQEVFALVRPASVNKLILSTFTARGAIVTPTDFGATDSLAIALTGIHIVISCLTLLQQKEEITLIEASSKAKVHRYVPSFFGPVCPPRGVMMLRERKEDTLDCIKRLYLPYTVIDVGWLYQLSLPQLPSGRIQTKAEYSLNDFVGDGDVPIALVDIRDIGKYVARIVADPQTLNKMVFAHGETWTQSQIFDTLEEKSGENIARKNLSKQDADTIISDVYKSFRTNPTGMEAVASLALIQYRVCLGIRGDNTVEHAKL, encoded by the exons ATGGCCGCAAGATTCAGAGTTGCCGTAGTTGGTGCGACTGGAGAGATAGGTCGATCGGTCATGGACGGTTTACTTAGTAATCCCGAACAGTTT AAATATAACCCCGTCTCACAGGAAGTTTTCGCCCTGGTCCGCCCAGCCTCTGTGAATAAACTCATTCTTAGCACCTTCACCGCTCGGGGTGCAATCGTGACACCCACCGACTTTGGCGCAACCGATTCCCTCGCCATAGCTCTTACTGGCATACACATCGTCATCTCGTGCCTAACTCTGCTGCAGCAGAAGGAAGAGATTACTCTTATCGAGGCCTCTAGTAAGGCCAAGGTTCATCGCTATGTTCCTAGTTTCTTCGGCCCGGTGTGTCCACCAAGAGGTGTGATGATGCTTAGGGAAAGG AAAGAGGACACACTTGATTGCATCAAGCGCCTTTACCTCCCTTACACAGTCATCGATGTTGGTTGGTTGTACCAACTGAGTCTCCCGCAACTGCCTTCAGGCCGCATACAGACCAAGGCAGAGTATTCGTTGAACGATTTCGTGGGCGATGGTGACGTGCCCATTGCGCTCGTGGATATACGCGATATCGGCAAGTATGTTGCGCGGATCGTTGCGGACCCGCAGACGCTGAATAAGATGGTTTTTGCCCATGGGGAAACCTGGACGCAGAGCCAAATTTTTGATACGCTTGAGGAAAAGTCTGGCGAAAATATTGCCAGGAAGAAT TTGAGCAAACAAGACGCTGACACCATCATCTCGGACGTATACAAAAGCTTCCGAACAAATCCCACAGGTATGGAGGCAGTGGCTAGTCTAGCTCTCATACAGTACAGGGTTTGTCTCGGCATACGTGGGGATAATACAGTCGAGCATGCGAA GTTGTAG
- a CDS encoding RNA-binding protein (RRM domain): MSRPAGRTDWAEEDDEESLTSLPPNQVIKNKDGTETVISYKIGEDGRKYKTTRRIKKTVVKQIVNPRVAERKQWAKFGQEKGKPAGPQTDTVSVAENIVFRPVSNWKASTEDKGDEAKKKAELKNAKIKCRICQGDHFTTKCPFKDTMAPEGDVAPADMPDDAPGVGAGGSLGTGSGGYVPPHLRGRGGAGEKMGGKFDRDDSATLRVTNVSEFAEEQDLRDMFSRYGHVTRVFLAKDRETGRAKGFAFVSYADRSDAAKACEKMDGFGFGHLILRVEFAKKA; this comes from the exons ATGTCACGACCTGCAGG CCGCACCGACTGGGCggaagaagacgacgaggagTCTCTCACCTCCCTCCCCCCCAACCAAGTCATCAAGAACAAGGATGGAACCGAGACAGTCATTTCCTACAAGATTGGCGAAGACGGCCGGAAGTACAAGACCACGCGGCGCATTAAGAAGACGGTCGTAAAGCAAATCGTAAACCCGCGCGTCGCCGAGCGGAAGCAATGGGCCAAGTTTGGACAGGAGAAGGGCAAGCCCGCCGGCCCGCAAACAGATACCGTTTCCGTGGCCGAGAACATCGTTTTCCGACCGGTATCCAACTGGAAAGCTAGTACCGAGGACAAGGGCGAcgaggcgaagaagaaggctgaGCTTAAGAACGCAAAGATCAAGTGTCGTATTTGCCAGGGCGACCATTTCACCACAAAGTGTCCCTTCAAGGACACCATGGCTCCCGAAGGCGATGTCGCGCCCGCCGACATGCCCGACGACGCTCCCGGAGTTGGTGCAGGAGGAAGTTTGGGTACCGGCTCTGGAGGCTACGTTCCCCCACACTTGCGTGGACGTGGAGGTGCAGGCGAGAAGATGGGCGGCAAATTCGACCGCGACGACAGCGCCACTCTGCGTGTCACCAACGTTTCCGAGTTTGCTGAGGAGCAAGACCTACGGGACATGTTCTCGAGATACGGCCATGTCACTAGGGTTTTCTTGGCCAAGGACCGGGAAACCGGTCGAGCAAAGGGCTTTGCTTTTGTCAGTTACGCGGACCGGTCGGATGCTGCCAAGGCATGCGAGAAGATGGACGGAT TCGGTTTCGGTCATCTTATTCTTCGTGTGGAGTTTGCTAAGAAGGCTTAA
- a CDS encoding leucine aminopeptidase 2, which yields MKSAALLLPLYTAAFAAAAFHHEHAQAVIQDQQLTIVEPDEYLIELSPGETRWVNENEKWELRKKNINFFDITHNAELGTLNHRINAESVKYPSKPVFNETLAPLLKELDKNNMRAHLETFTSFHTRYYKSQYGVQSSAWLLGQVNKTLADAGAINASVKAFPHPWGQSSIIATIPGKSDKTIVIGAHQDSINLFFPAFLAAPGADDDGSGTVTILEALRVLLKSDEILKGEAENTIEFHWYSAEEGGLLGSQAIFQSYEKEARDVKAMLQQDMTGYVQKTLDAGEPESVGVITDFVDPGLTEFIKKIITVYCDIPYVLTKCGYACSDHASASKAGYPSAFVIESDFKYSDKKIHTTEDKIEYLSFDHMLQHARMTLALAYELAFAEFK from the exons ATGAAGTCGGCAGCGCTATTACTACCACTGTATACTGCAGCCTTTGCTGCAGCTGCTTTCCATCACGAACATGCGCAGGCTGTCATACAAGACCAGCAGCTTACCATTGTTGAGCCGGACGAGTATCTTATTGAGCTATCGCCAGGCGAGACAAGATGGGTGAATGAGAATGAGAAGTGGGAGCTGCGCAAA AAAAACATCAACTTCTTCGACATCACCCACAATGCAGAACTGGGAACGTTGAATCATCGCATCAACGCCGAGAGTGTAAAATACCCATCGAAACCTGTTTTCAACGAGACCCTTGCCCCACTACTCAAGGAGTTAGACAAGAACAACATGCGCGCACACCTCGAGACCTTCACCTCGTTCCACACCCGCTACTACAAGTCACAATACGGCGTACAGAGCTCAGCGTGGCTGCTTGGCCAGGTCAACAAGACTCTTGCTGATGCAGGCGCCATCAACGCGTCCGTCAAGGCGTTCCCCCATCCATGGGGGCAATCGTCCATCATCGCCACCATCCCCGGCAAGAGCGACAAGACGATCGTCATTGGTGCGCACCAGGACAGCATTAATCTCTTCTTCCCTGCTTTTCTAGCGGCACCAGGAGCAGATGACGATGGCAGTGGCACCGTGACTATCCTCGAAGCTCTACGCGTGCTGCTCAAGTCGGACGAGATCTTGAAGGGCGAGGCAGAGAACACAATTGAGTTCCACTGGTACTCAGCTGAAGAAGGAGGTCTCCTCGGATCGCAAGCAATCTTCCAATCCTACGAGAAGGAGGCCCGCGACGTCAAGGCCATGCTTCAGCAGGACATGACTGGCTACGTACAGAAAACGCTTGATGCTGGTGAACCAGAGTCAGTGGGTGTCATTACCGACTTTGTCGACCCTGGCTTGACCGAATTCATTAAAAAGATCATTACAGTCTACTGTGATATTCCCTACGTTCTGACCAAGTGTGGCTATGCGTGCTCCGACCACGCCAGTGCATCCAAGGCCGGCTACCCGTCAGCATTCGTCATTGAGTCAGACTTCAAGTATAGCGATAAGAAGATCCATACTACCGAGGACAAGATTGAATACCTCAGCTTCGACCACATGCTCCAGCACGCGCGGATGACGCTTGCTTTGGCGTACGAGCTTGCGTTTGCTGAGTTCAAATAA